The Flavobacterium sp. 123 genome contains a region encoding:
- the lysA gene encoding diaminopimelate decarboxylase produces MQGKDLLQLAEQFGNPIYVYDAEKIQSQYNRLTKAFSKVDKLRINYAMKALSNVAILQLLREMGSGLDTVSIQEVLLGLHAGYEPEKIFFTPNGVSLEEIEEVAAMGVQINIDNLSILEQFGTKFPNVPVCIRINPHVMAGGNANISVGHIDSKFGISVHQLPHLVRIVENTKMNIVGIHMHTGSDILDIEVFLYAAEILFDVAKNFKNLEFLDFGSGFKVPYKKDDIETDIEELGKKLSKRFNSFCAEYGKELTLIFEPGKFLVSEAGFFLAKVNVVKQTTSTVFAGIDSGFNHLIRPMFYGSQHHIENISHPKGKERFYSVVGYICETDTFANNRKIAEIKEGDILCFRNAGAYCFSMSSNYNSRYKPAEVLWINGEGHLIRAHETFEDLLRNQIPLPIPAASI; encoded by the coding sequence ATGCAAGGAAAAGACTTATTACAATTAGCAGAACAATTTGGGAATCCCATTTACGTTTATGATGCCGAAAAAATACAATCTCAATACAATAGATTAACAAAGGCTTTTTCTAAAGTTGATAAGTTACGCATCAATTATGCCATGAAAGCTTTGTCCAATGTTGCAATACTTCAATTATTGCGAGAAATGGGTTCTGGATTAGATACCGTTTCTATTCAAGAAGTACTATTGGGTTTGCATGCTGGATATGAACCTGAGAAAATCTTTTTTACTCCAAATGGCGTTTCTTTAGAAGAAATTGAAGAAGTAGCTGCAATGGGAGTTCAAATTAACATCGACAATTTATCGATATTAGAACAATTTGGAACAAAATTCCCTAATGTTCCTGTTTGCATCCGAATCAATCCACATGTAATGGCTGGAGGAAATGCAAATATTTCAGTAGGACATATCGACAGTAAATTTGGTATTTCTGTTCATCAGTTGCCTCATTTAGTTCGTATCGTTGAAAATACAAAAATGAACATTGTAGGTATCCACATGCATACAGGTTCTGATATTTTAGATATTGAAGTATTCTTATATGCAGCTGAAATCTTATTTGATGTGGCTAAAAACTTCAAAAATCTTGAATTTTTAGACTTTGGTAGCGGATTTAAAGTTCCTTACAAAAAAGATGATATTGAAACAGATATAGAAGAATTGGGTAAAAAACTATCTAAAAGATTCAACTCATTCTGTGCCGAATATGGTAAAGAATTAACTTTAATTTTTGAACCGGGTAAATTCTTAGTGAGTGAAGCTGGATTCTTTTTGGCTAAAGTAAATGTAGTTAAACAAACTACTTCAACTGTTTTTGCTGGAATTGATAGTGGTTTTAATCATTTGATTCGACCAATGTTCTATGGTTCACAACATCATATCGAAAATATTTCTCACCCAAAAGGAAAAGAACGTTTCTACTCTGTTGTTGGGTACATTTGCGAAACAGATACTTTTGCTAATAACCGAAAAATTGCTGAGATAAAAGAAGGTGATATTTTATGTTTTAGAAATGCAGGAGCTTATTGTTTCTCTATGTCATCTAATTACAATTCTAGATACAAACCAGCAGAAGTATTATGGATAAATGGCGAAGGTCATCTAATCAGAGCCCATGAAACTTTTGAAGATTTATTAAGAAATCAAATTCCGTTACCTATTCCAGCGGCTTCTATATAA
- a CDS encoding glutamate synthase subunit beta, with amino-acid sequence MGKIGGFKEYNRADESNIAVAERVSNYNEFTIPLSKEKIKEQGSRCMDCGIPFCHSACPLGNLIPDFNDMVHQEEWESALAILQSTNNFPEFTGRLCPAPCEKSCVLGIIKEPIAIENIEKNIIERGFAEGWIKPQTPATRTGKTVAVVGSGPAGLAAAQQLNRAGHTVTVFERDNAIGGLLRYGIPNFKLEKGIIDRRVAILEAEGIVFKTNVNVGVNYSVEDLKAFDSIVLCGGATERRGLPTKGADSKGVVQAMDFLTQQTKVLYGEKIENQVKATGKDVIVIGGGDTGSDCVGTSNRHGAKSVTNFEIMPKPPVGRSESTPWPFWPLQLKTSSSHEEGCNRNWLINTKEFIANEKGELTGLKTVEVEWKMTPGQRPELIEKEGSEKIWPCDLALLALGFTGPEKTLSEQLGLDVDMRSNYKATNYQTNVPNIFTAGDMRRGQSLIVWAISEGREAAREVDLFLMGCTNLPTKGNGDLPSL; translated from the coding sequence ATGGGAAAGATAGGTGGATTTAAAGAATATAATAGAGCGGACGAAAGTAATATCGCTGTAGCAGAACGTGTTTCTAATTACAATGAATTTACAATTCCGTTATCAAAAGAAAAAATCAAAGAACAAGGTTCAAGATGTATGGATTGTGGAATCCCTTTTTGCCACAGTGCTTGTCCATTAGGAAATTTAATTCCTGATTTCAATGACATGGTACACCAAGAAGAATGGGAAAGCGCATTAGCGATCTTACAATCTACAAACAATTTCCCTGAATTTACAGGTAGATTGTGCCCTGCTCCATGTGAAAAATCATGTGTGTTAGGTATCATCAAAGAACCAATTGCTATTGAAAATATTGAAAAAAATATTATCGAAAGAGGTTTTGCTGAAGGTTGGATTAAACCTCAAACTCCTGCAACAAGAACTGGTAAAACTGTAGCTGTAGTAGGCTCTGGTCCTGCTGGTTTAGCCGCTGCACAACAATTAAACCGTGCTGGTCATACTGTAACAGTTTTTGAAAGAGATAATGCTATTGGTGGATTACTTCGTTACGGAATTCCAAATTTCAAATTAGAAAAAGGAATTATTGACAGACGAGTTGCTATCTTAGAAGCAGAAGGAATTGTTTTCAAAACTAATGTAAACGTTGGTGTAAACTATAGCGTGGAAGATTTGAAAGCGTTTGATTCTATCGTATTATGTGGTGGAGCTACTGAAAGAAGAGGCTTACCTACTAAAGGTGCTGATAGCAAAGGTGTTGTTCAAGCTATGGATTTCTTGACACAACAAACAAAAGTTTTATACGGAGAAAAAATTGAAAACCAAGTTAAAGCTACTGGTAAAGATGTTATCGTTATTGGTGGTGGAGATACTGGATCTGACTGTGTTGGAACTTCAAACAGACATGGTGCTAAATCTGTAACTAACTTTGAGATCATGCCAAAACCTCCAGTAGGAAGAAGCGAAAGTACTCCTTGGCCATTCTGGCCTTTACAACTTAAAACTTCATCTTCGCACGAAGAAGGCTGTAACAGAAACTGGTTAATCAATACCAAAGAGTTCATTGCTAATGAAAAAGGAGAATTAACAGGTTTAAAAACTGTTGAAGTGGAATGGAAAATGACACCAGGTCAAAGACCAGAATTAATTGAAAAAGAAGGTTCTGAGAAAATATGGCCATGTGACTTAGCATTATTAGCATTAGGATTTACAGGTCCTGAAAAAACATTAAGCGAGCAATTAGGTTTAGACGTTGATATGAGAAGCAATTATAAAGCAACAAATTATCAAACTAATGTACCAAATATATTCACTGCTGGAGATATGAGAAGAGGTCAATCGTTAATCGTTTGGGCTATTTCTGAAGGCCGTGAAGCTGCAAGAGAAGTTGATTTATTCTTAATGGGATGCACTAATTTACCAACAAAAGGTAATGGTGATTTACCAAGTTTGTAA
- the sucC gene encoding ADP-forming succinate--CoA ligase subunit beta translates to MNIHEYQGKEILASYGVRIQRGIVANSPLEAVAAAKQLTTETGTSWYVVKAQVHAGGRGKGGGVKLAKNLQQVEELAEQIIGMQLVTPQTSAEGKKVHKVLIAEDVYYPGESETSEFYVSVLLNRSTGRNMIMYSTEGGMDIEEVAEHTPHLIFTEEIDPAVGLQGFQARRIAFNLGVSGNAFKEMTQFISALYNAYIGSDASMFEINPVLKTSDNKILAVDAKVNIDDNALYRQKKYADMRDVREENPIEVEAKEVGLNYVDLDGTVGCMVNGAGLAMATMDLIKYAGFEPANFLDVGGTADAKRVETAFRIILKDQNVKAILINIFGGIVRCDRVAQGVVDAYKNMGDAIKVPIIVRLQGTNAAIAKELIDNSGMPILSAVEFQEAADQVQAALS, encoded by the coding sequence ATGAACATACACGAATATCAAGGAAAAGAGATTCTAGCTAGTTACGGAGTTCGCATTCAACGCGGAATTGTGGCTAATAGTCCATTAGAAGCGGTTGCTGCTGCTAAACAACTAACTACCGAAACAGGTACAAGTTGGTATGTTGTTAAAGCCCAAGTTCATGCAGGTGGACGTGGTAAAGGTGGTGGAGTAAAACTTGCCAAAAACTTACAACAAGTAGAAGAACTTGCAGAACAAATTATTGGAATGCAATTAGTAACACCACAAACTTCAGCTGAAGGTAAAAAAGTACACAAAGTTTTAATTGCTGAGGATGTTTATTATCCAGGTGAAAGTGAAACTTCTGAGTTTTATGTGTCTGTTTTATTAAATAGAAGTACAGGTCGTAATATGATTATGTATTCTACTGAAGGTGGAATGGATATTGAAGAAGTGGCAGAGCACACTCCTCATTTAATTTTTACGGAAGAAATTGATCCAGCTGTTGGATTACAAGGTTTTCAAGCAAGAAGAATCGCTTTTAATTTAGGGGTTTCTGGAAATGCTTTTAAAGAAATGACTCAATTTATTTCAGCTTTATATAATGCATATATTGGTTCTGATGCTTCAATGTTTGAGATCAATCCAGTTTTAAAAACATCTGACAATAAAATTTTAGCGGTTGATGCTAAAGTAAATATTGACGATAATGCGTTATATAGACAAAAGAAATATGCTGATATGCGTGACGTTCGTGAGGAAAATCCAATCGAAGTTGAAGCAAAAGAAGTAGGATTAAATTATGTAGATCTTGACGGTACTGTAGGATGTATGGTAAATGGTGCAGGTCTTGCAATGGCAACTATGGATTTAATTAAGTATGCTGGTTTTGAGCCTGCTAACTTTCTTGACGTAGGAGGAACTGCTGATGCAAAACGTGTTGAAACGGCTTTCCGTATTATCTTAAAAGATCAAAACGTAAAAGCAATTTTGATTAATATTTTTGGTGGTATTGTTCGTTGTGACCGTGTGGCTCAAGGAGTTGTAGATGCTTACAAAAATATGGGTGATGCTATTAAAGTGCCAATCATTGTTCGTTTACAAGGTACTAATGCTGCAATTGCAAAAGAATTAATCGATAATTCAGGAATGCCAATTTTATCTGCTGTTGAATTTCAAGAAGCTGCAGATCAAGTTCAAGCGGCTCTTTCTTAA
- the gltB gene encoding glutamate synthase large subunit produces MKVKEQGLYLPEFEHDNCGAGFICNLNGIKSNDIIHKALDILIKLEHRGAVSADGRTGDGAGILFDIPDAFFKKVCNFELPEVREYAVGMLFLPKSPNQVDFCVKTFENCIKDQNLKILGWRDVPVDVTNLGQVAAEKEPTIKQVFIGKNGLSLTEQEFNAKLFAARKISEHAIRNSKTSESHKYYFTSLSTTTIIYKGLLMPEDISRYYTDLTDTDLVTRLALVHQRFSTNTFPSWDLAQPFRYMCHNGEINTLRGNVSRMRSREELMESPVFGEDIKKLFPIILEGKSDSASMDMVVELLLMTGRSLPEAMMMVVPEAWEKHQTMSEEKKSFYEYNSCIMEPWDGPASIPFTDGNVIGALLDRNGLRPSRYTLTKSGFVIMSSEIGVLDIAPEDVIQHGRLEPGKMFLVDMNEGRIIEDEEVKNAVVTKRPYQEWLDENLVQLAQIPYTNNPIPTESVDFHTRQRLFGYTIEDLKTIINPMGEKGAEAISSMGNDTPLAVLSEQPQLLYNYFKQLFAQVTNPPLDGIREEIITDISLAIGGDYNIFDIDAKHSKKIKIQNPVISNEDLDKIRNIDHVDFKSVTISTLYKIEKGVNGLERSLEKCIQATFKAVSEGCNIVILSDRGVTEKLAPIPMLLACSYIHHTLNKLGVRSKFGIIIESAEPREPHHFALLFGYGASAINPYMVNEIIHDQVNEGHITGVKADYAITNYNKAIGKGIVKIMNKIGISTLHSYRAAQIFEILGLNKSFSSKYFPFTPSRIEGIGLMEVEKEVKKRHQKAFPNSKIANLLPLEIGGIYRWRRSGEKHMFNPTTISKLQQAVRLNSPESYKEYSDMVNNQSQNLMTIRGLFEFNNLDPISIDEVEPWTEIVKKFKTGAMSYGSISQEAHENLAIAMNRIGGKSNSGEGGENPKRFQKELNGDSKNSAIKQVASGRFGVSINYLTNAKEIQIKMAQGAKPGEGGQLPGEKVVPWIAETRNSTPYVGLISPPPHHDIYSIEDLSQLIFDLKNANREARVNVKLVSEVGVGTIAAGVAKAKADVILISGYDGGTGAAPLTSLQHTGIPWELGLAEAQQTLILNDLRSRVVLECDGQLKTGRDVAIAALLGAEEFGFATAPLVASGCIMMRACHLNTCPVGIATQDPELRKNFKGTPEHVINFMYFIAEELRQIMAQLGFRTLKEMVGQSQKLNVNKAIDHYKANGLDLSTILYKPEKANVVPNHNTTTQDHALENVLDFDIIKAAIPSIYRKEKTRVTFNIKNTDRSVGAILSNEISKIYGAQGLPDDTILVDFTGSAGQSFGAFATNGLSFKIHGNCNDYLGKGLSGGKLIIKVPPTATFKPEENIIIGNVALYGAITGEAYINGMAGERFAVRNSGATAVVEGIGDHGCEYMTGGTVVILGKTGRNFAAGMSGGIAYVYDPEKKFDATVCNMEMVAFEQNEEEDITKLRRLIKNHSMYTNSPLAKRILADWDNQQKHFIKVMPTDYKKALQRLAEENKVEELIAQ; encoded by the coding sequence ATGAAAGTTAAAGAACAAGGCCTTTATTTGCCTGAATTTGAACACGACAACTGTGGCGCAGGATTTATTTGTAATTTAAATGGAATCAAGTCTAACGACATTATTCACAAGGCACTCGACATTTTAATAAAACTAGAACACCGTGGTGCGGTTAGTGCCGATGGAAGAACAGGAGATGGAGCTGGTATCTTATTTGATATCCCGGATGCTTTCTTCAAAAAAGTATGTAATTTTGAATTACCAGAAGTTCGCGAATATGCTGTAGGGATGCTTTTTTTACCAAAAAGTCCAAACCAAGTAGACTTTTGTGTAAAAACTTTTGAGAATTGTATTAAAGATCAAAATTTAAAAATATTAGGTTGGAGAGATGTTCCTGTTGACGTAACTAATTTAGGACAAGTTGCTGCGGAAAAAGAACCAACTATCAAACAAGTATTCATTGGTAAAAACGGATTGAGTCTTACTGAACAAGAATTCAATGCTAAATTATTTGCTGCAAGAAAAATTTCGGAACACGCTATCCGTAATTCTAAAACTTCAGAAAGCCATAAATACTATTTCACAAGTTTATCTACTACTACTATTATATATAAAGGTCTATTGATGCCGGAAGACATTAGCAGATACTATACAGATTTAACAGATACAGACTTAGTAACTAGATTAGCTCTAGTTCACCAACGTTTCTCTACTAACACTTTCCCTTCATGGGATTTGGCACAACCATTTAGATATATGTGTCATAATGGTGAGATTAATACCTTGAGAGGAAACGTAAGCCGTATGCGTTCTAGAGAAGAATTGATGGAAAGCCCCGTTTTTGGTGAAGACATCAAAAAATTATTCCCAATTATTTTAGAAGGTAAATCGGATTCCGCTTCTATGGATATGGTTGTTGAGTTATTATTAATGACTGGACGTTCTTTACCGGAAGCTATGATGATGGTAGTTCCTGAAGCTTGGGAAAAACACCAAACCATGTCAGAAGAGAAAAAATCGTTCTACGAATACAACTCTTGTATCATGGAGCCTTGGGATGGTCCTGCTTCTATTCCGTTTACTGACGGAAATGTAATTGGTGCTTTATTGGATAGAAATGGATTGCGTCCGTCTCGTTATACTTTAACAAAAAGCGGATTCGTAATCATGTCATCTGAAATTGGCGTACTTGATATTGCTCCAGAAGATGTAATTCAACACGGTCGTTTAGAGCCAGGAAAAATGTTCCTAGTTGACATGAACGAAGGTAGAATTATTGAAGATGAAGAGGTTAAAAATGCTGTTGTTACTAAACGTCCTTACCAAGAATGGTTAGATGAAAATTTAGTACAACTAGCTCAAATTCCTTACACAAACAACCCAATCCCAACAGAAAGCGTTGATTTTCATACTAGACAACGTTTGTTTGGTTACACAATAGAGGATTTAAAAACAATTATTAACCCAATGGGAGAGAAAGGTGCTGAAGCCATCAGCTCAATGGGTAATGATACACCTCTTGCTGTTTTATCAGAACAACCACAATTATTATACAATTATTTCAAACAATTATTTGCTCAGGTAACTAATCCACCTTTGGATGGTATTCGTGAGGAAATCATTACTGATATTAGTTTAGCTATTGGAGGAGATTATAATATTTTTGATATTGATGCGAAACACAGCAAAAAAATCAAAATTCAAAATCCAGTTATCTCTAATGAGGATTTGGATAAAATCAGAAATATTGATCACGTCGACTTTAAATCAGTTACCATTTCTACTTTATACAAAATAGAAAAAGGAGTTAATGGTTTAGAGCGTTCATTAGAAAAATGTATTCAAGCTACTTTCAAAGCAGTTTCTGAAGGATGTAATATTGTTATCCTTTCTGATAGAGGAGTTACTGAAAAATTAGCTCCAATCCCAATGTTGTTAGCTTGTTCTTACATTCACCATACTTTAAACAAATTAGGAGTTCGTTCTAAATTTGGTATCATCATCGAATCTGCCGAACCACGTGAACCACATCATTTTGCTTTATTATTTGGATACGGTGCAAGTGCTATCAACCCATACATGGTTAATGAAATTATTCATGACCAAGTTAATGAAGGACACATTACTGGAGTAAAAGCAGATTATGCTATTACGAACTACAATAAAGCGATTGGAAAAGGTATCGTTAAGATTATGAATAAAATTGGTATTTCTACCTTACATTCATATAGAGCGGCTCAAATTTTCGAAATTTTAGGTTTAAACAAATCGTTTAGCTCTAAATACTTCCCTTTCACACCATCTCGAATTGAAGGTATTGGTTTGATGGAAGTAGAAAAAGAAGTTAAGAAAAGACATCAAAAAGCTTTCCCTAATTCTAAAATAGCAAACTTATTGCCATTAGAAATTGGTGGTATTTACAGATGGAGAAGATCAGGTGAAAAACACATGTTTAATCCAACTACTATTTCTAAATTACAACAAGCAGTTCGTTTAAACAGTCCAGAAAGCTACAAAGAATATTCTGACATGGTCAACAATCAAAGTCAAAACTTGATGACCATCAGAGGTTTATTTGAATTCAATAATTTAGATCCAATTTCTATTGACGAAGTAGAACCTTGGACAGAAATCGTTAAAAAATTCAAAACTGGTGCCATGTCTTATGGATCTATCAGTCAAGAAGCGCATGAGAACTTAGCCATTGCCATGAATAGAATTGGTGGTAAAAGTAACTCTGGAGAAGGTGGAGAAAATCCTAAGCGTTTCCAAAAAGAATTAAATGGAGATTCTAAAAATAGTGCTATCAAACAAGTTGCATCTGGTCGTTTTGGTGTATCAATAAACTACTTGACTAACGCTAAGGAAATCCAAATTAAAATGGCTCAAGGTGCTAAGCCTGGAGAAGGTGGACAATTACCTGGAGAAAAAGTTGTGCCTTGGATTGCAGAGACAAGAAATTCAACGCCTTATGTTGGATTAATATCTCCTCCTCCACACCACGATATTTATTCTATTGAGGATTTATCACAATTAATCTTCGATTTGAAAAATGCGAACCGTGAGGCACGTGTAAACGTAAAACTAGTTTCTGAAGTAGGTGTTGGAACAATTGCTGCCGGTGTTGCCAAAGCAAAAGCTGACGTTATCTTAATTTCAGGATATGATGGAGGAACAGGTGCTGCACCATTAACTTCATTACAACATACTGGTATTCCATGGGAACTTGGATTAGCAGAAGCACAACAAACATTAATTTTAAATGATTTAAGAAGTCGTGTAGTATTAGAATGTGACGGTCAATTAAAAACAGGACGTGACGTAGCTATCGCTGCTTTATTAGGAGCTGAAGAATTCGGATTTGCAACTGCACCACTTGTGGCATCAGGTTGTATCATGATGAGAGCTTGTCACTTGAATACTTGTCCTGTAGGTATCGCTACTCAAGATCCTGAGTTGAGAAAGAATTTCAAAGGAACTCCTGAGCACGTAATTAACTTCATGTATTTTATTGCTGAAGAGTTAAGACAAATTATGGCTCAATTAGGATTCAGAACTCTTAAAGAAATGGTTGGTCAATCACAAAAATTAAATGTGAACAAAGCAATTGATCATTACAAAGCAAATGGTTTAGATTTATCAACTATTCTATACAAACCAGAAAAAGCTAATGTAGTTCCAAATCACAATACAACTACTCAAGATCACGCTTTAGAAAACGTATTGGATTTTGATATCATTAAAGCTGCTATTCCTTCTATTTATAGAAAAGAAAAAACAAGAGTTACTTTTAATATCAAAAATACAGACCGTTCAGTTGGAGCAATTTTAAGTAATGAAATTTCTAAAATTTACGGTGCACAAGGTTTACCAGATGACACAATCCTAGTTGACTTTACAGGTTCAGCAGGACAAAGTTTTGGTGCATTTGCAACCAATGGATTGTCTTTCAAAATTCATGGTAACTGTAATGACTATTTAGGAAAAGGACTTTCTGGTGGTAAATTAATCATCAAAGTTCCTCCTACAGCAACTTTCAAACCAGAAGAAAATATTATCATTGGTAACGTTGCCCTTTATGGAGCAATCACTGGTGAAGCGTATATCAATGGTATGGCAGGAGAACGTTTTGCAGTAAGAAATTCTGGGGCGACTGCAGTTGTTGAAGGAATTGGAGATCACGGTTGTGAGTACATGACTGGTGGTACCGTAGTAATATTAGGTAAAACAGGAAGAAACTTTGCTGCTGGTATGAGTGGTGGTATTGCTTATGTTTACGACCCTGAGAAGAAATTTGATGCTACAGTTTGTAATATGGAAATGGTAGCTTTCGAACAAAACGAAGAAGAAGATATTACTAAATTGAGACGTTTGATTAAAAATCATTCTATGTATACTAATAGTCCATTAGCAAAAAGAATTTTAGCTGATTGGGACAATCAACAAAAACACTTTATCAAAGTGATGCCAACAGATTACAAAAAAGCATTACAAAGATTGGCAGAAGAAAATAAAGTTGAAGAATTAATAGCACAATAG
- a CDS encoding aminotransferase class I/II-fold pyridoxal phosphate-dependent enzyme: MKVNHFPDRIIEINDTSYLYFGGTSYLGLPSNLEFQKIVIKNIQQWGTAYGSSRSSNIQLTAYENGEHFLAKYINADATLTVSSGMLAGKLTLEVVTPQTDCFFHFPEAHPAIKPRNSQPIFVGSQLNPRLLNSTSEKITIVTDAVPSLHIEPIDLTILNSISPTKEVTLVIDESHSLGILGKQGCGIFSTSNLLNVKRKIMIASLGKAFGLTGGVIASDETFINQVVNHDSFVSSAGMNAAFVQTMADAEALYYNQHQKLQENLSYLNANLIKNKAFDFNPDYPVIYPKMKGINEIFEANKIIITNFKYPTDTKDLNRIVFTANHQKEDLDKIITLLNQYQF; the protein is encoded by the coding sequence ATGAAAGTCAACCATTTTCCAGATAGAATTATCGAAATTAACGACACCTCCTATTTGTATTTTGGTGGAACATCGTATTTAGGATTGCCTTCAAATCTCGAATTCCAAAAAATAGTTATTAAAAACATTCAACAATGGGGAACGGCATATGGAAGTTCCAGAAGTTCTAATATCCAACTAACAGCTTATGAAAATGGAGAACATTTTTTAGCAAAATATATTAATGCCGATGCTACTCTTACTGTTTCTTCAGGTATGCTCGCTGGGAAACTAACCCTAGAAGTAGTAACTCCTCAAACAGACTGTTTTTTTCATTTTCCGGAAGCACACCCAGCTATAAAACCAAGAAATAGCCAACCCATTTTTGTTGGATCTCAACTCAATCCTCGCTTACTTAATTCGACATCCGAAAAAATCACCATTGTAACAGATGCTGTTCCTTCGCTTCATATAGAACCAATTGACCTAACTATTTTAAATTCAATTTCACCTACTAAAGAAGTAACATTAGTAATTGATGAATCCCATTCGTTAGGTATTTTAGGCAAACAAGGTTGTGGTATTTTTTCAACCTCTAATCTTCTAAATGTCAAAAGAAAAATCATGATAGCCTCCTTAGGCAAAGCTTTTGGGTTGACCGGTGGAGTAATTGCTAGTGACGAGACTTTTATAAATCAAGTGGTCAATCATGACAGTTTTGTTTCGAGCGCAGGCATGAATGCGGCATTTGTTCAAACTATGGCTGATGCCGAAGCGCTTTACTATAACCAACATCAAAAACTACAAGAGAACTTATCCTACCTAAATGCCAATCTGATTAAAAATAAAGCATTTGATTTCAATCCAGATTATCCTGTTATTTATCCTAAAATGAAAGGTATAAACGAAATTTTTGAAGCCAATAAAATTATAATCACAAATTTCAAATATCCTACAGACACTAAGGATTTGAACCGAATAGTTTTCACGGCAAACCATCAAAAAGAAGATTTAGACAAAATAATAACGCTTTTGAACCAATATCAATTCTAA
- a CDS encoding DUF1456 family protein, with the protein MTNNDIFKKLRVALMLRDDQIVEILELVDFRISKSELGAFFRDEKHENYVECGDQVLRNFLNGLVIHLRGTKENPKNPKDVLAKHKAEIPVKEGFKEKVDFKSKPKTDFKKKPSSSPKAKKPAPKVQVVEKVKFNNGKNKKS; encoded by the coding sequence ATGACAAATAACGATATTTTCAAAAAACTTCGTGTAGCCTTGATGTTACGTGATGATCAAATAGTTGAAATTTTAGAATTAGTAGATTTCAGAATTTCAAAATCAGAATTAGGCGCTTTCTTTCGTGACGAAAAACATGAAAACTATGTAGAATGTGGTGATCAAGTATTGCGTAATTTCTTAAACGGTTTAGTAATACATCTTCGTGGTACCAAAGAAAATCCAAAGAACCCTAAAGATGTTTTAGCAAAACATAAAGCAGAAATACCAGTTAAAGAAGGATTTAAAGAAAAAGTAGATTTTAAATCTAAACCAAAAACAGATTTTAAAAAGAAACCTTCTTCTAGCCCTAAAGCGAAAAAACCTGCTCCAAAAGTTCAAGTTGTAGAAAAAGTAAAATTCAACAACGGTAAAAACAAAAAGTCATAA
- a CDS encoding ATP-binding protein gives MQCLISITFVLIVSIICFFFSNHIDYRITALILLMTVSVTAMLFDIIPILITAILSGLILNFFFIQPLFTFHITNTEDILLFFMYLIIALVSAVLTYKIREAENKARDKEEKEKTIQLYDTLLNSLSHELRTPIATIIGAIDTLKENKNKLSENNQTELLEEIDKASIRLNRQVENLLNMSRLETGTLKTKQDWCDLNELIYAVIEKIAVVKNEHTIDFVTDEQLPLFKLDTGLIEEIIRNLVLNAIQYTPKKSVIKIVATHQSENCIITISDTGHGFPENEIEFVFDKFYRLPNTKTGGSGLGLSIVKGFVEAHNGSILLKNNTNSGACFTITIPTEASYLNYLKNE, from the coding sequence ATGCAATGCTTAATAAGTATTACATTCGTCTTGATCGTATCTATAATTTGTTTTTTTTTCTCCAATCATATTGATTATAGAATTACAGCCTTAATTTTACTAATGACCGTATCTGTTACGGCCATGCTATTTGATATAATACCTATATTAATAACTGCTATTTTAAGTGGTTTAATATTAAATTTTTTTTTCATCCAACCTCTATTTACATTTCACATAACAAATACTGAAGACATACTACTATTCTTCATGTATCTTATTATAGCCCTAGTAAGTGCCGTATTAACATATAAAATTAGAGAAGCTGAAAATAAAGCCCGAGACAAAGAAGAAAAAGAAAAAACAATACAACTTTACGACACATTACTCAATTCGCTTTCGCATGAATTACGAACTCCTATAGCAACAATAATTGGAGCTATTGACACATTAAAAGAAAATAAAAACAAACTTTCTGAAAATAATCAAACTGAATTATTAGAAGAAATCGACAAAGCAAGTATACGACTGAACAGACAAGTTGAAAATTTATTAAACATGAGTCGTTTAGAAACTGGAACTCTTAAAACAAAACAAGATTGGTGTGATTTGAATGAACTCATTTATGCAGTTATTGAAAAAATAGCCGTAGTTAAAAATGAACATACAATAGATTTTGTTACAGATGAACAATTGCCATTATTTAAATTAGACACAGGGTTAATAGAAGAAATTATTCGGAATTTAGTTTTAAATGCAATCCAGTACACTCCTAAGAAATCAGTAATAAAGATTGTGGCAACACATCAATCTGAAAACTGTATTATTACTATTTCGGATACAGGACATGGCTTTCCTGAAAATGAAATCGAATTTGTCTTTGACAAATTTTACCGACTTCCAAATACAAAAACTGGTGGTAGCGGACTTGGACTATCGATTGTAAAAGGATTTGTCGAAGCACACAATGGTTCTATATTATTAAAAAACAATACGAATTCAGGAGCTTGTTTTACAATTACTATACCCACAGAAGCTTCCTATTTAAACTATCTCAAGAATGAATAA